A genomic window from Sorex araneus isolate mSorAra2 chromosome 2, mSorAra2.pri, whole genome shotgun sequence includes:
- the LOC129401675 gene encoding uncharacterized protein LOC129401675 gives MGPYQPGGGGGGPGAGPARRGGPEGRGLGRGRAPGVVSARGVPGGVVYRVRGVSGGVASAYGACLKAWFQCAGRAWRRGLRVWGGAEGVVSSRGGAGGGGERARGPGADMQRGPGGGSSGGGGDPNGDAGRGGGGSRGGPAPALRGRRGGGGPGAAWARGSGGPAGRARGSRRGRRRWPLFVVAGRRAGTRASGRSGNLGSGRSRDGCPRTRDWGDSDSARRGNPGTGVRGGPGPGVRSGPGIGFGAVRVPGSGLPRAAVRVAGRVRAAGVSPAGARPCAAR, from the coding sequence ATGGGGCCGTATcagcccggcggcggcggcggcggcccgggggcggggccggcccggaGGGGCGGGCCTGAGGGGCGGGGGCTCGGCCGGGGGCGGGCCCCGGGAGTGGTCTCAGCGCGGGGCGTGCCTGGAGGTGTGGTCTACCGCGTGCGGGGCGTGTccgggggcgtggcctccgcgTACGGGGCGTGCCTGAAGGCGTGGTTTCAGTGTGCAGGGCGTGCCTGGAGGCGTGGTCTCCGCGTttggggcggggccgagggcgtGGTCTcctcgcggggcggggccggcggcggcggcgagcgcGCCCGCGGGCCCGGGGCTGACATGCAGCGCGGCccgggcggcggcagcagcggcggcggcggggacccGAACGGCGACGCGGGCCGAGGGGGCGGCGGCTCTCGCGGCGGCCCAGCCCCGGCGCTCCGAGGTCGGCGAGGCGGCGGCGGACCGGGGGCTGCCTGGGCGCGGGGCTCGGGCGGGCCGGCAGGGCGTGCGCGGGGGTCGCGCCGGGGACGTCGCCGTTGGCCGCTCTTTGTTGTGGCCGGGCggcgggccgggacccgggcttcGGGGCGGTCCGGGAACCTGGGTTCGGGGCGGTCCCGGGACGGCTGTCCCAGGACCCGGGATTGGGGCGATTCCGACAGCGCGCGGCGGGGCAATCCGGGTACTGGGGTTCGAGGAGGTCCGGGACCCGGCGTTCGGAGCGGTCCCGGGATCGGGTTCGGGGCGGTCCGGGTTCCCGGGTCGGGGCTGCCCCGCGCTGCTGTGCGGGTGGCGGGGAGGGTCCGCGCGGCCGGGGTCAGCCCGGCGGGGGCGCGGCCGTGCGCGGCGCGCTGA